A stretch of DNA from Pyxicephalus adspersus chromosome 5, UCB_Pads_2.0, whole genome shotgun sequence:
tcatttctagtgacaagAGATTGTAGGAGTGCTATACACAGCGATtttctgttctgtggagaggaaaggggggaagatgagtgagcagcaccctgatgCATTTTCCAGTGGAAAAATACATCAGTCGTCCTTGCCTGGTTGTTCACCAATCTGCCATGGTGGAATTATGAACAGTGTAAGGGACCACTGAacacatgctggattttcaccctagacaagcacaactgtttcTCTCACAGACATAACAGACATCTAACACGTAGATAACTCAAGAATTCTGTAACAGTAGCAATTTCcaaaaaattaacctttttttgatAATTATGTAGTTTTTCTCAACTTAAATCTGTGTCTAAGCCTTTGTCTAGCATTTTGGCACCCAATACAGGCCCAGTTTGATAAGTTTTAAATGTTTACCCAATGCCAGAGTATGGTTTTAGGCATGTGATAAGTGCCTTAACCAGCTATCAAtcggctatatttataaaacgggatcagacattttttcaaatattccctcgtgagaatcttccaggcctatgtgtttcaatggcagttctCACtagggaatgcttgagggaatgtcagattctctattttataaataaatagtagaaagaaaagaagaaaagctaAACTCCTTTCTGATAACTTAGTTTAGTTTTAAGCCAACCCATTAAATcatatatttacaattaaatataacATAGGCAAAGAGGGTCTTTTTGGCATGCAATTTAAACCACGTTTACATTCTACaggtagaaaaaatataaaaaatacagataattatagcGTTTTTGTAAACAATAGTGGCCGTAGCTGAGTGATAGTTAATTATTTTAGTCCCTTTAAGTGATCACAAGTGGTACAGCCATCTCTGATCCCAACACATTTcgctatttggcttcctcaggggactttagAGACTTTTAATTGGTGGATGATCAATTGATCCTGTTTGACAAAGAcgaagaggggagagaggagttTTATATAGAATACTATATGGTATGCTCAAAAAGATAAAATTCTATATAATGCTATATTCAGTAACTCCCATATGATACggtggaaaagagaaaaaaagaaaaaagctttctaGCTGTGATCTTTATTAGAGATGTGCCAATCAAAAGATAATGGCCAGAATTCTTAGTATCTGCTAGAGAGCTTGTAAAGAAGTGATATTGTATTTATCTCTTGTACTTTCAGTCTCtctaaataaaaattatctaTAGTTAGTCTCTAAAACATATATGCATGAATCTATTTTTTAGGAATGAAGGTGCAAACATAGTTTCTAAAAGGGTTGATGATTTTCGTGAACGTACTCAACATCAACTTGGGAAGGTTCTTGACCCGTAAGTACTGTAAAACCAGCATTATTCATCAAAATAAGAGCTGGctagagaaaaaacaaacaaacaaatcaacCCATTTAATATTGAATGTCACACCAGTTATGATGGGTAtatttcatttatcttttttttttaataaaaaaaaataaaattatataataaaaataataaataacatattacatttaaaatattttaatggggtattaaatatttattatttcgtggttatttttataattattattaccagtTGCAGGTAGGCAGGcgtaaaactaaattttaatttCTCTAAATTTTTGAATTATAATACATTGGAGTCAATAGGTGAAATTAGGATAGCTTTTCATAGTTTTCAAGGGTGCAACAAGCTTTATTGGATTTTGAGGGTAACTTAgcctcataaaaaaataatgtaaggtTTACACATCTAACACACTAATATACCCCACAAAagtatggaataaaataaacagctCTAAATATGCTGTACAAGAAAACCACACCCTTAGAATAAAGCCTTAGAATTTCAATGATCATTTTTGCATTGCCAAACATTTTGTAGGTTTCAATTTGATACATTACTCTGCTCATTCTATAATTCAGGATGAGTTTGCAATCTTCAACTGTattatgctataaaaaaaacacagacatagGTCATTTGTATGAAGCTCATCCAGATTCCCTGCTTGAGGATGTGATCATTGCTATATCTGAGAAGGGGtttatttctctttaaatctATTTAGGGACATTTGGGGGACTTACAATTTTTTCCTCTCTTATTTCTGTTCTGAAACGCCTGTACCTAACAGGTTATATGTCCTGTAAGCTACAATGTAGCATTCTATTTTGTCCTCTTTGATTTGCCCAGAAGGATCTCTCTATTCATGAACAAAAGCGTTAGCGAATACCAGTAGCAATAGAAATCATTAAAGTACGAATAAGTAGGTTGGTATGTCAGAAGCAACACAGTGTTAATTATACCTTTCAGTAGATTTCCTCCTACAAAATGGGTAAAAAACTTAACTTCTGAAACAAGCAGAAACCTCTTTTAGTGGATAATTGTATTTGCTAGGTCTGACTTGGTTAATTCATTCTggtgtaatacaaaaaaaatgcaattgattTTAAAGGTTTACTGTGTGTAGGGttagtttatattgtatattttactatttttgagctatttatttctttgttaataaaataaatgattgttttttccATAGTATTGCAGATACCTTGAATGTTCCTGCTGATCATACTTTTGGTATTCTTGTTCGCCctgaaaaatatggtaaaatatttatttttcaaatatgtttttaaattaaatattctaaattatattttagtgcaGTCAAGTTAGATAAACAGGTTTAGAACTTTAGGAAGAACACAGATGTAAAAGGCATAACAATTGGCTGTTAATTATATATAACTATTCAAACTAATACGCGAGAAACACATATTTAGCAAAATGTTAAATGTCAGTTCTGCTTGTTTtctatacacaaatatacatgacttttttaatgtcattgaaaaaacaatatatacctGCCTAATACTGTAATAGTCATCCCAGTGTCATAAACACAGCTCCTAAACAGACACCTATATAATAACAGCAGGTTCTCCACCAGCCTGCTCTCTAGtgaggacacactttcattagtgaagctgggtgatccagcaaacctggaatagatccggtccaggatttaaaacattttctgacaaGTAGCatgacttttagtaaatccatgcttaaatggatcacccagcttcactgagtgtatcctctctagccttggagagctttaataaatcaggctcattgcatcAAGCTCCCATTTTTTCTTCATGTAAAAGGTGCACACGCAAATGGCCATCCACAcgatttaaaagaaaatgtgatttcaGACAGGCTACATTTTTCCATTACTCCATGGCCCAGTTATGACTCCTAAATACCTATTGTAGATGCTTTTGGCAATCATCTGGGGTCGGCATGGGCAGTCTGACTTGTCTATAGCTATGTAGTCCCCCTGTATGCTTCAAGCTTTAATGTTTGTTCTGACACCTTTTTCTTAATGCCAAATTGTACAGCAAGCTTCAGTATCTCTTCTGTGGGATTAGTCTAAATGGGATATCCCCCACCATGAATCTCATGGGGCCCTCATgggtttttttaaagttgtggAGAATACAGACTATGATTGGAGattgtgggtgatccagcaaacctggaatggattttcttaaaatcatttgctattatttaggtaatttttaattttttttcaggtgtgttgggtcacccaggtttctccatgatagtctatcttctctagtcttgcagaactttaataaatcatgcccaatgggTCTTTAGCTATCGTGGCTCCCGTGTTGGTTCACCAATTGTCATTTTTTCAGACACTTTTGATGGGTACTAAGCATTAAATTCCAGGAACACCCAGGAAGGCCCACTATTTTAAATGCTTCAACACAGTTGTCTATGCATTGCAATTTGGCCCTTCAAAGTCACTTTGGCAATTCAAAGTCACTTTGATCCTTacacttttccatttttcctgCCAGTATATCACCATAACTTGCCACCTAACAAATCCTACCGCTTGATTGGTGTCATTGTAATTAGGTAATCAGTGTTATTTAATTCATATTGATATGGATTGTTTATCTGGTTACTGCAATGCACCCACAGCACTTCCTAATATCCACCTGCCAATGAGAATGCTCTCTGACAATATAACAATTAGTAATGCCAGGTTGTTTTTGTAAATGGCAGGAAACAATCCCATTAACTGGTGCATTGCATGCATTGGTCAATCAAATGGATggaataaaaaatcaaatgttgaTGTAGAATGctcctatttttttataattttttgccAGATTCagtgattttattaaatttaaagacTAATCTCCTAAAGTAATCCCCCTCATTTCTTGCATGACATACAGTAGTCAAACAGCATttgttagatttctttttttttatcataggtaCACCATGAactaattgtaaataaaatatatataactagtAAAATTACACAActgtcaaacataaaaaaaaacatttgattctACCTATTTTATTGAGTGACAGCCATATAAACAATCCTATACCATTTGATACTTTCAAATTTGTGCAGACTGTTTATAGTTGTATATAATTACTGAatgtttaactgaaaaaaaaatatgtacttgataaatacaaaaaaattaatttttctccTCTTCCAGGAGTGGGGGATATTCTTCACAATAGAGCACCCAAAGACTTCCTGCGCGGTAAGGACAGGCAAAAAGCCATCCTGGCAGCTGTTCAGCAACACTTGAAGAAAGCAAACTATCATCACTTTGGCTCATTACTGGAAGCTTTTAGGCATTATGACAAGGTTGGCTGCTGGCTTAACTGTAATGCATCCCTCAATGCTTGTATTCTTAAGAGAATATCACATATTGTTTTACAGCCAATTACAATTATACATTATTAAGTATATTAATTGCAAAATCAATGAACAGTGTTATGGCAACATTCAGTAGAAAGCATaagataatattaaataataataaaccattattgagaataaaagaaaattcaGCTGACTTTCAAGAGGATTAAAAAGTAGGGGGGTTGCTGTAAACCTAAAGAGGTTAAGGAAAAAGtcctcatacatttttttttctgtttcattttttaatgtatacagtCAAAGGGAACTCTGTTGAGATAAGCTTCCATATTATCAGGTcaccatgctttttattttatttactactgGATGCCTATGTTATAAGTATATTATAATGAGGGTTTATTCATTtgatttacatagtaggttacatAGACAACATAACATAGAAGATATTATTTACCGGTATCTCCCAAGTATTCTTTAGGCTGCAAGTCATTTGGGGGTCTTCCAGAATTTTCCATGTAAGTTCTGCAGCTTTTGCTAGTCATTGGTGAATATCATGGTGTCAAATGACTAGCACTCTTTTCATGCACCTCTAGCTCCTGTCTTCTATACTCACTAAGAATGATATCTGTAGTAAACTCTGGTATGGAAGGGCAAAAAAATTACCTGTTCTGACTACTAAACCACACCAGTCAGGTAACAAACATGTATCCACAATTGAAAGAATGTCATTTTTCAGGCATAATGTTTAATATGAAGCATCCACATTTATTGTATCTacaaaattgtataatttatttaggtcttcattttaaaatttacagtgCTTCGAATGGAAGGACTTTGTATATATAATGAGTATGTAACATCACATTAGTGAAGGTGAATGTTATGATATAGTTGGTCATGTTTGTACCATACCCAAgtttaaattcatatttaacaTTATGCCTGAATCTGCATGctagaaatataaaagtaaataaataaatgatgctgCTTAACAATTAGTAAAAGgtagatatttaattttacatttcattttttcacaATGGCTTCACTTTCATCAGACCTAAATTTGTGCCCCTGTTAACCGCTGAGTTGCAAGGTCCAGATCTTAGGCCtttacacgtgcaataattgtcgttggaaaggatctttcacaataattttcccacgacaaacaactgcacaatgcataaacgagtgctgtacatacttgtATAGCACTGTTCAGCTCTATGGGGAGGGAAGGGGAAGaatgactgagcggcaccccgctgagcTCTTTCCCTTTAACTTGCATTACAACTGTTCATCGTTCATCATCTGTAGATACACCAGGACAGTGATTTGAACGAtggacaacaagcactgtacacacgcaagattcttgtccgaaatcagccctgagacgattattggacgagaactattggacatgtgtacttagccttactcCCTCATCACACAGAAGTGATGACTTCCTAGAAGTGGGAGCAGTTCTCTGCTTTACATAATAGAAAACTGTTCTGCAAGTCATTTCTGGAGGTCTGGTGCTGGACTATGTTTTACACCTCTCTTTTTTTGCTATAGTCCAGCAGTCACCAGCAAAAAGTAGTGCTAATATGATTACATACTGTATCAgtcatatttttcatttacactATATACAgcctattgtatttttttaatatatgttatgAATGGTCTAAatcagtaaaaatattctttattaccCAGAAAACCtgtgatttatttttagaatggTGACGGAAAGATTGATAAAGAAGAATTGAAAGATGCTTGTGTTACATTTGGCCTAAATCTTGATTCTAATGTCTTGGACTTACTTGTTGAATATTGTGATGAAGACAAGGATGGTTTGATTAACTTTGTAgaatttgctaattttttaacCTGGAAAGATAAAATGTCAATTGGAAAACTGGAAGAAAAAATACTAACACAAGGTAAGTAAAGATGACAATGAGGACAATGTTTATTTAACCTTGGGATAGAGCATCCATCTTGCTAAGCTTGCTACGTCCCTAGATTTAGGTGCAAAGACTGGAGCCATCTGTGCTCCTCACAGCAATCCAGAAGGAGTGTGCCAGTCGCAGGCTGATATTGGcgttaaagtttaaaataaagctttaatgtTATTCATTGTGAGCTTCCTGCCTATAAGGAAACTACCTGTCCCATGATTTCTCCCATTGTGTGTCAAAGATGTTAGTGTTGCACTGGTTGGTTCAGCGGTCTACCAAttaagacattctgaatggagcatgaattgccACCACAGACAAGAAGCATATGCTCTTTGAAAAGGTTATCTTGTATTTATGGCTAAATGActaaatgaacatatttttggAAGATAGAAAGAATGTATCATTAagacacaaaacaattttttgtttttgacttgaATGACACTTTGGCTGtgctaaaaaacaacaaaaaatggattttggCTATAAATGAGAAATTCTACTTTCCCTATAGATCACCTATTGAAACCTGAAGATATTGTTTTGAAAGAAGAAGGGGGGATTGAAAAGACCACAAAAAATCTAAAGAAAGGAAATCAGACTCCAGACTTTTACCAAACATCTTCTTCTAGGATTGGCACAGCTGTCTCTCTTCCAACTTCTAATTGTAAGTGCTATATCATCTATTggtacatcaaaaaaaaaatatttctacacaATTGGGATAACTGAATCTTCACTGAATTTATTATGTAAAGAGTTTTaaaacctttagtaaatcaactttcTAGTATTAGACACGTTAGTTACATTGAAAATATGGTTCTGAAAAATGAACCAAAATAGGAGAGATATTACAATAGCTGTTTTTAGTATAACCTAACCTTCAAAAGTACTTGTAGTCTCACATAAACCATAAACAAAACAGTGCTTGAATAAGTGTAACAATCCATGTAGATCCCCACTCGCACAACGGATTGACAAAAATAGTTGGACAGCTGAACATTAGAAGGTCTAAATGTGAAAGTGTCCACCTAgggcagtgattctcaaccagggttcagtggaaccctaacGTTCCTTTaggggttgctagaggttccttgagcaatgaacagtttgtgcctcaCACGTCAGGGCCTCATTCTTCCCAACGACTAACAAGCCAATTacctgtgagctatggatatattaattatagcagggattgcCCATAGACCTGAATGGTATTTTAGGGGTCATGGAATTGTGGAGAGTAGGAGAGTGGAAGTTTTTCTGTAGTCCTAATACaagtcctgtcctagggtgacaacatttctCCTCTACAGATACAGTGGAATAATTAAGCATCATCACCCTAGGACAGGTAGTATGTTGTTAATAGGATCACCAGGTACAAATAAGCCTGAAAAAAACTAGTTCACACACAACAAGAACTGGTGAACTgggatttattacatttttattctggatTTCCTTTTTGTGTTCATGTATGGAAGCAATATTTCCGTATCAGGATTTCACTTGTATGGTACCTGAATTCTTCAGACATATAAGAATTCACTTTCCAAGGGAGTTTAATCTGTTAATTTAGCAgagagaattttcactttgcaatggATAATTTATTCATCgtaaaaaagtatttgcaaatacccaaaaacaaggaaatatggaaaataatgtcagaaaaaaaaaatggtttgtgcTTGAACATGAACAGATGGCTAAGTGATAATGTGACTCCTGATGAACAACctaaactactttagtaaatcaactttttatatttctacaatTACATATAAACATCACATGATCATTTCTCAGTCCTTTCTGATCACATTATCTATAAAGCATCTGTCCTAAAATTGGTCATGATTATTGACTCTGGATTCTGGATTTTATTCTTTCACTCAGATTATAGGACCTATGGTATTCCTACTGTTCGAACAGATATTGCCCCACCTCGGTTTCGCAGGATTAGCGATAGGAAGAACTATGGAGATGAATCCAATGCCTTTGGACTACTTTGTCCTTCCATCTTTACACAGAATATGGTCTATGAacgtgatttttttaaatcacgtCCCAAGGAAGAGGTAAAGTACCAACTAAGCATTGAAGTAATGTTTTAGggatcatgttttttttagcaaggaaGTAAAACATGCTGTTGAAAACATTGTTAGCAGGTACTTGGAAGATATAGGTCTGATTACTGGGTTCTTCTTCATGATGCTGTTccacactgtaaaataaaaagtagtgtGCACTAAATTGTAAATACCATTTTTGATCTTGGGAGGACATTGGGGGTGTAAACAAGATTTTGCAGGCTGGTGGTTAAGTTTGCATATTAGATCATTCTCAGTTTTACTGTCTTGCAAAACTATTGCTTACATATGTTTATGTTAAATACCCACTGATATTATCACTAGGTATCTGTGCTTCTTTTTGTGATGCCTGAAAACAGtccatatgtgatgctgagccaccatgattgaaagaactgaagtTCAATCAATGCAAGCCTTGATATCCCTGGCTTGCACCTGACATTGATTGAacttcagttctttcaatcatggtgGCTACATGAATAACAGGCTAGATGATATTAGATGTCTTCCACTAAAATGGCTAAAGCACATCCATATAAAATgtaacaggttttcttttttgaggAGAAGAGGTACGTCTTTAAATCCATATCTACACAATGAAGCTGATTTATGAAAAGAAGGGATAGTGTTCACAATGCAAACTGGATGCTCAGCTTAgcctatattattaaaaattttgtttgcctGCACATAATTGGATATTTTTAGGGAACAAATCATCtacaaaaagcaaaattcaaATTTGGTTCCTTTTTAGGCCTACTATCTGAGATAAGTGCTGCGAGTCACAGCACTATAGCAATAGgctatatattgctttatgtatctttatgtatatattgctTTAGGTATCTTTCCATCTAGGTTCAGCCTGACTAGTCTTAAAAagttatctgtcatttgcaatagtTTGCCCCTAAGTTCAGCCCAGGTATAGATTTTaaccatgtaaaatatatatttttttacagattgccCAGATACTACGCAACATTGGTGTTCATATTCCAGATAATCACTTTGAAACACTGTGGGATATGGCAGCAAAAAGACATCCAAAAGGAGAAGTGTCTGTGGAGACAATAAGGAGCGTTCTAGATGACATGTACACAAATCCCTCTGTACTTTCTTGAATGTCAGTCTATCATCCAGACCTACCTATGCCAAAATAAACaggtcattttaatattttgtgttctttACGTGATTTCATTTAGTGAGATGATGTCTATTTTATAATCAGTGTGCTCATTTggaattaaaactgaaatttaTTATGCTGATATTTTGCCTTCCATGGCCCCCCCTGTCAATAtgttaatttttgaaataatgccTATGTGTTTTAAGACATAGCTTCATTTCAGACCCAATGACCTTTCTTTACTAGGGCTCTCTGATTATCTATTCAAAATAAGAATACCTTGGCTGGTATAAGGAGCTGACAGGGTGCTTTCTGAAACCACCACAACACCTACCTCAATATCATTACAAGCTTGGAAGGAACATTGTAGATAGCAAAATAACTGGATGCAATGTCAGGCTAGGCATTTTTTGGTGGactgtattttttatgcagacTTTCTCATGATTAAAAATTCCTCCACGATTAAAAATCAAGGAATGAATGGAGCAGACCAAGGGCTGTATTGCTGGACAAATGATGCTGGTATATGATGCCACATATTCTTACTAagcaa
This window harbors:
- the EFHB gene encoding EF-hand domain-containing family member B; this translates as MGVLTEESPAHIYGGRFVDRSPHVRSAGKLFPTGERAASCLTEVYPRPLTPPVVQKFLNTRRSNPGARTVFYGKANDPNVENYIIHGIGTRPSLSAGALINVPPNTFFQQKLIEKRESLYSSHRRTPLGKSHDQTTAFPPTINVGEMTFGRKNEKGLSAGVLINPSKSIQEVEEEARKGHEIYVVTHNDYDVGEKRDRKYDWVKYKKDRPFGIETPHFNDGRNVARSLKWLQQIRMNEGANIVSKRVDDFRERTQHQLGKVLDPIADTLNVPADHTFGILVRPEKYGVGDILHNRAPKDFLRGKDRQKAILAAVQQHLKKANYHHFGSLLEAFRHYDKNGDGKIDKEELKDACVTFGLNLDSNVLDLLVEYCDEDKDGLINFVEFANFLTWKDKMSIGKLEEKILTQDHLLKPEDIVLKEEGGIEKTTKNLKKGNQTPDFYQTSSSRIGTAVSLPTSNYYRTYGIPTVRTDIAPPRFRRISDRKNYGDESNAFGLLCPSIFTQNMVYERDFFKSRPKEEIAQILRNIGVHIPDNHFETLWDMAAKRHPKGEVSVETIRSVLDDMYTNPSVLS